The following proteins are co-located in the Betta splendens chromosome 9, fBetSpl5.4, whole genome shotgun sequence genome:
- the optn gene encoding optineurin isoform X2, whose amino-acid sequence MASGGPILNGDISRQPGTLEETLQQMNKLIQENRDLKEALRQTNMTMKERFEGLSVWKEKQGEERQFLEIRLEEARRNIDLLTLQNQELRKKMEVGGQGGGTPRGCQATTCSQSAELDTLRAQVARLQAEKNDLVAINSELQLKAEQDSQDDSFIEIIKVSDEGVNSVSDACGMERSRRADLSMTASRTDNEEVAVSQLLQSLRNETQQVERLQAELLGSSARIKELEKRKSNVEESTQTAEPETPETKKDSAMGDKAASEVENLKSQMMTLFKELQQAQSKLDEAEGMKKNLQDRCREVEQDVVTLKAQLVEKQAVQAENDRLKLQLDSMHTQTQIEQKKADEDRNTLAQLKDAYTKLFEDYNELKEEKKKREAQLVQKEFVDELQGRLTAAEEALASKQTKIDDMKQEIFQKEKELETISVFQAQAEVYSSDFYAERAAREKLHEEKERLAAQLEFVKKQNCQLQEEMDSLGRRSLNEMQKRHVSLGANSHGAGANLVGRGADWQQGNIPEHACPKCNEILPDLDSLQIHIMDCIN is encoded by the exons ATGGCATCTGGAGGCCCCATTTTGAATGGCGACATCTCTCGTCAGCCCGGCACGCTGGAGGAAACCCTGCAGCAGATGAACAAGCTCATTCAAGAGAACCGTGACCTGAAAG AAGCCTTGCGTCAGACCAACATGACGATGAAGGAGCGCTTCGAAGGGTTGTCTGTGTggaaggagaagcagggggAGGAGCGGCAATTCCTAGAGATCCGACTGGAGGAGGCCCGGAGAAACATAGATTTGTTGACCCTTCAAAACCAAGAACtgaggaagaagatggaggTGGGGGGCCAAGGAGGAGGAACTCCAAGAGGATGTCAG GCAACAACATGTAGCCAGAGTGCAGAGCTGGATACACTGCGTGCCCAGGTTGCCCGTCTGCAGGCAGAGAAGAATGATCTGGTGGCCATTAattctgagctgcagctgaaggcagaGCAGGACTCTCAGGATGACTCATTCATCGAGATCATCAAGGTCTCG GATGAAGGCGTGAACAGTGTGAGCGACGCGTGCGGCATGGAGCGCAGCAGACGTGCAGACCTGAGCATGACGGCGTCTCGGACGGACAACGAGGAGGTTGccgtcagccagctcctccagtcACTGCGGAACGAGACGCAGCAAGttgagcggctgcaggcggagcTGCTGGGTTCTTCTGCCAG AAttaaggagctggagaagaggaagagtaATGTGGAGGAATCGACACAGACAGCAGAGCCAGAAACACCAGAGACCAAGAAGGATTCTGCAATGGGGGACAAG GCGGCATCTGAGGTGGAAAATCTCAAGTCTCAGATGATGACACTgttcaaagagctgcagcaggcccAGAGCAAGCTAGATGAAGCGGAAGGCATGAAGAAGAACCTGCAGGACAG ATGTcgggaggtggagcaggacgTCGTCACTCTGAAGGCTCAGCTGGTGGAGAAACAGGCCGTTCAGGCAGAGAACGACCGGCTGAAGCTGCAACTCGACAGCATGCACACCCAGACTCAGATAGAGCAGAAAAAGGCAGACGAGGACAG aaacaccttGGCCCAGCTGAAGGATGCCTACACCAAGCTTTTTGAAGACTACAACGAGCtcaaagaggaaaagaagaagagagag GCTCAACTGGTGCAGAAAGAGTTCGTGGATGAGCTGCAGGGTCGGCTGACCGCTGCTGAGGAGGCTCTGGCTTCAAAACAGACCAAGATCGATGACATGAAGCAGGAGATCTTCcagaaggagaaagagctgGAGACTATATCTGTCTTTCAGGCTCAG GCGGAGGTCTACTCCTCAGACTTCTACGCAGAGCGGGCAGCACGGGAGAAACTCCATGAAGAGAAGGAGCGTCTGGCTGCTCAGCTAGAGTTTGTGAAGAAACAGAACTGCCAACTGCAGGAGGAAATGGACTCACTCGGCCG GCGGTCACTAAATGAGATGCAAAAGAGACATGTGTCACTGGGAGCAAATTCTCATGGAGCAGGTGCAAATCTGGTTGGAAGAG GTGCTGACTGGCAGCAGGGAAACATACCCGAACATGCGTGTCCCAAGTGCAACGAGATCCTGCCAGACCTGGACTCTTTGCAAATCCACATTATGGACTGCATCAACTAG
- the optn gene encoding optineurin isoform X1, whose amino-acid sequence MIHAYWLKKLTAIHERLAAQMNQLLRDGTHPEWLTKGRTILIMKDPSKGTVPSNYRPITCLSTTWKLMSGIIAAKISGHMGQYMSEAQKGIGKDTRGAKHQLLVDRTVAQDCRARHTNLCTAWIDYKKAYDSMPHTWITECLELYNINRTLRAFIANSMRLWKTTLEANGKPLAQVSIKCGIYQGDALSPLLFCIGLNPLSQIINKTGYGYRLRNGATISHLLYMDDIKLYAKNERDIDSLIHTTRIYSSDIGMSFGLEKCGRMVTKRGKVIHTEGVSLPEGTIADIEDNYKYLGIPQANGNLEQATRNAATAKYLQRVRQVLRSQLNGKNKSQAINSYALPVIRYPAGIIRWPKEEIQTTDVKTRKLLTMHGGFHPKSSTLRLYASRKEGGRGLVSVRATIRDETSKIHKYIKDKAPTDDVLSECLRQWSTEDEMLEEGPSWEDKPLHGMYHRNITEVADLNKSYQWLERAGLKDSTEALILAAQEQALSTRAIEAQIYHTRQDPRCRLCKEAPETVQHITAGCKMLAGKAYMECHNQVAGIVYRNICAEYGLETPRSKWETPSKVVENERAKILWDFQIQTDRMVMANQPDIVVVDKEQRKAVVVDVAIPSDGNIRKKEHEKLEKYQGLREELEKAWKVKATVVPVVIGALGAVTPKLEEWLRQIPGKTSEISVQKSAVLGTARILRRTLKLPGLW is encoded by the coding sequence atgatccacgcctactggctaaagaagctcactgcaatccatgagcgcctggcagcacaaatgaaccagctgctaagggatgggactcaccctgaatggctaaccaaagggcgaacaatcctgataatgaaggatccctcaaagggtactgtcccatccaactaccggccaataacctgtctctccacaacatggaagctcatgtcaggcatcatcgccgctaagataagtgggcacatgggtcaatacatgagcgaagcacagaagggcattggtaaggataccagaggagccaaacaccaactcctggtagacagaacagttgcccaagactgcagagcgcggcacaccaacctgtgcacagcctggatcgactacaagaaagcctatgactcaatgccacacacatggatcactgaatgcttggagctgtacaacatcaacagaactctaagggccttcattgcaaactcgatgaggttgtggaaaaccacccttgaagccaatgggaagccacttgcccaagtatccatcaaatgtggcatataccaaggagatgcactgtccccactgctgttctgcataggtctgaaccccctcagccaaataataaacaagactggctatggataccgactccggaacggggccaccataagtcacctcctctacatggacgacatcaagctgtatgctaagaatgagcgagacatcgactcgctgatccacaccacaaggatctacagctcagacatcgggatgtcattcgggctcgagaaatgtgggaggatggtgacaaagagaggcaaggtaatccacacagaaggggtctcacttccagaaggaacaatagcagacattgaggacaactacaagtaccttggaataccacaggcgaacggcaaccttgaacaggcaacaaggaatgcggcaacagccaaatacctccaacgagtaaggcaagtcctaagaagccagctcaatggcaagaacaaatcccaggcaataaacagctacgccctgccagtgatcagataccctgcaggaataataaggtggccaaaggaagagatacagaccacagatgttaagacacgaaagctcctcaccatgcatggagggttccaccccaaatccagcaccctgagactatacgctagccgcaaggaaggaggccgaggactagtgagtgtgagagccactatccgggatgaaacatccaagatccataagtacatcaaggataaggccccgacagatgacgtgctgagtgaatgtctcaggcagtggagcacagaggatgagatgctggaagaaggaccatcatgggaAGACAAGCctttacacgggatgtaccaccgaaacataactgaagtggctgatctcaacaaatcctaccaatggcttgaaagggccgggctgaaggacagcacagaggcactcatcctggctgcacaggagcaggccctgagcaccagagccatagaggcccagatctaccacaccagacaagacccaaggtgtagactgtgcaaagaggccccagagacggtccagcacataactgcagggtgtaagatgctggcgggcaaagcatacatggaatgccataaccaagtggctggcatagtatacaggaacatctgcgcggagtatggactggaaaccccaagatcaaagtgggaaacaccttccaaggtggtagagaacgagcgagccaagatcctgtgggacttccagatccagactgacagaatggtaatggcgaaccaaccagacattgtggtggtggataaagagcagaggaaagccgtagtggtggatgtggcaataccaagcgatggcaacatcaggaaaaaggaacatgagaaactagagaaataccaagggctcagagaagaactggagaaggcttggaaggtgaaggccacagtggtgcctgtggtgatcggagcactaggggctgtgacccccaaactggaggagtggctacgacagatccctggaaaaacatccgaaatctcagtccagaaaagtgcagtcctaggaacagcaaggatactgcgcagaaccctcaagctccctggcctctggtag
- the ccdc3a gene encoding coiled-coil domain-containing protein 3a, producing the protein MFPTTLLLASLGVFAHLDTFTHGCQLPTEWRPLSEGCRAELAEIILYARVLAIHREPLGGGAGNLYNSLPFGLGYGYEGAEEGLLYSAEVELLCDQAWGSMLEVPCGSRLNLTGLGYLSCQSHTVMENYSYFFFLRMDDNYNILPHGVNFQDAIFADTAENRRTFSSLFQFSNCTQGNQPFHTFSPEWDTQEDSRLLCSSVQAALFEEEERSRALRERLAAAERRNRQLKERVRKAKRSLRSARKAAQGAEREARELQERLRAAERQAGRHLNAITQEEAPPGHYTSTATRHRMKL; encoded by the exons ATGTTTcccaccaccctcctcctcgCGTCGCTCGGCGTCTTTGCGCACCTGGACACCTTTACGCACGGGTGCCAGCTCCCGACCGAGTGGCGTCCGCTGAGCGAGGGCTGCCGGGCAGAGTTGGCCGAGATCATCCTGTACGCCCGCGTCCTGGCGATCCACCGGGAGCCTCTAGGCGGCGGAGCAGGGAACCTGTACAACTCTCTGCCCTTCGGGCTCGGCTATGGGTACGAGGGCGCGGAGGAAGGCTTGCTGTACTCCGCGGAGGTGGAGCTGTTGTGCGACCAGGCCTGGGGCAGCATGCTGGAGGTGCCTTGTGGGTCCAGGCTGAACCTTACAGGGCTGGGCTACCTGTCATGTCAGTCCCACACCGTGATGGAGAACTACTCCTATTTCTTCTTCCTCAG GATGGATGATAACTACAACATCCTGCCGCACGGTGTCAACTTTCAAGATGCCATCTTCGCAGACACGGCTGAGAACAGGCGCACGTTTTCCAGCCTTTTCCAGTTTTCCAACTGCACCCAAGGCAACCAACCATTCCACACCTTCAGCCCCGAGTGGGACACCCAGGAGGACAGTCGG ctgctgtgctcCTCGGTGCAGGCGGCGCTgttcgaggaggaggagcgaagTCGCGCGCTGCGGGAGCGCCTGGCGGCGGCGGAGAGGCGGAACCGGCAGCTGAAGGAGCGCGTGCGCAAGGCCAAGCGCTCGCTGAGGAGCGCCCGCAAGGCCGCGCAGGGCGCCGAGCGGGAGGCgcgggagctgcaggagaggctGCGGGCCGCGGAGCGACAGGCGGGGCGCCACCTCAACGCCATCACGCAGGAGGAAGCGCCACCGGGCCACTACACAAGCACGGCAACGCGTCACAGGATGAAACTCTAA